The following proteins are co-located in the Paludibaculum fermentans genome:
- a CDS encoding ATP-binding cassette domain-containing protein: MIQLEALTRRFDGQRAVDSVSLEVAEGELLVLLGGSGSGKTTTLKMINRLIEPTSGRVLLSGENVAGMKPYELRRRIGYVFQRIGLFPHMTVAENIAITPVLLGWDRDRIRSRVDELLELVELGPAMYRDRRPEALSGGQAQRVAVARALAAEPRVMLLDEPFGALDPLTRGRLQQSFLRIRQTLGLTAIFVTHDVMEAILLGDRIAVMDSGRVKQVGTARELLDSPVDESIRALINAPWSQAEIASDRVGRGHGTTPA, encoded by the coding sequence ATGATCCAGCTGGAGGCGCTCACCCGGCGCTTCGACGGGCAACGGGCGGTGGATTCGGTTTCACTGGAGGTGGCCGAGGGCGAGCTGCTGGTGCTGCTCGGCGGGTCGGGCTCCGGCAAAACCACGACGCTCAAGATGATCAACCGGCTCATCGAGCCGACCAGCGGCAGGGTGCTGCTATCCGGTGAGAACGTAGCGGGGATGAAGCCGTACGAGCTGCGGCGGCGCATCGGGTATGTCTTCCAGCGGATCGGGCTGTTTCCCCACATGACGGTGGCCGAGAATATTGCGATTACTCCGGTGCTTCTGGGATGGGATCGGGACCGGATCCGCTCGCGCGTGGATGAGCTGCTGGAACTGGTCGAACTGGGTCCTGCCATGTATCGAGATCGCCGGCCGGAGGCGCTCTCGGGCGGCCAGGCGCAGCGGGTGGCCGTGGCCCGGGCGCTGGCGGCGGAGCCTCGGGTCATGCTACTGGATGAACCCTTCGGCGCGTTGGACCCGCTGACGCGGGGCAGGCTGCAGCAATCGTTCCTGCGGATCAGGCAGACGCTTGGGCTCACGGCTATCTTTGTCACGCACGACGTGATGGAGGCGATCCTGCTGGGTGATCGTATCGCAGTCATGGATTCAGGGCGGGTCAAGCAGGTGGGCACGGCGCGGGAGCTACTGGACTCACCCGTGGACGAGTCCATTCGCGCATTGATCAATGCGCCCTGGAGCCAGGCCGAGATTGCATCGGACCGCGTGGGCCGCGGTCACGGGACCACGCCAGCTTGA
- a CDS encoding aldo/keto reductase: protein MNRRVFAGVVFAGLAAPRAARAKAGDIPMRTLGRTGEKITIIGQGGARFGLIPLDEGKAVVRRAYELGINYFDMARAYTKGYGEEVYGAVIPEFRKEIFLTTKSLQRTRQGAEADLETSLRTMKTDHVDLWQLHMVSTMREVEQIFAPGGAIEAFEAAKKAGKCRYIGYTNCRDPQVHVEMLKHAERFDTCLMPLHVADTCFSESPKMSFEQTALPAAVERGVGIFAIKVFGNAFLLRTFSAGDCLRYTLSLPITATPLGACTLGQIEDDVRIAQKFKPLTAEEKQALVARAASGKFDAIRGPALEYWKTR from the coding sequence GTGAATCGAAGAGTTTTTGCCGGCGTGGTGTTTGCGGGTCTGGCAGCGCCGAGAGCGGCGCGGGCGAAAGCGGGCGATATCCCCATGCGCACGCTGGGGCGGACGGGGGAGAAGATCACCATCATCGGCCAGGGCGGCGCGCGCTTCGGCCTGATTCCGCTGGATGAAGGAAAGGCCGTGGTACGGCGCGCCTATGAACTCGGGATCAACTATTTCGACATGGCTCGCGCGTACACCAAGGGCTATGGCGAAGAGGTCTACGGGGCTGTGATTCCGGAGTTCCGGAAGGAGATTTTCCTCACCACCAAATCGCTGCAAAGGACAAGGCAGGGGGCGGAGGCGGACCTGGAAACCTCGCTGCGGACGATGAAGACCGATCACGTGGATCTGTGGCAGCTACACATGGTCTCGACGATGCGGGAGGTGGAGCAGATCTTCGCTCCGGGCGGCGCGATCGAGGCATTCGAGGCGGCAAAGAAGGCCGGCAAGTGCCGCTACATCGGATATACGAATTGCCGCGATCCCCAGGTGCATGTGGAGATGCTGAAGCACGCCGAGCGGTTCGACACCTGCCTGATGCCGCTGCATGTGGCGGACACCTGCTTTTCCGAGTCCCCGAAGATGAGCTTCGAGCAGACGGCCCTGCCGGCAGCGGTGGAGCGAGGGGTGGGCATTTTCGCCATCAAGGTGTTTGGCAATGCCTTCCTGCTGCGCACATTCAGCGCGGGGGATTGCCTGCGGTACACGCTGAGCCTGCCCATCACAGCAACGCCGCTGGGCGCGTGCACGCTGGGGCAGATCGAGGATGATGTGCGCATCGCACAGAAGTTCAAGCCGCTCACCGCGGAGGAGAAGCAGGCCCTGGTGGCGCGGGCAGCGAGCGGGAAGTTCGATGCGATTCGGGGTCCGGCGCTGGAGTACTGGAAGACGCGCTGA